CGATTGGCAACCTCCTCGTGAGAGATGGTGCGATTCCGATAACTATTCACGTAGAGCTTGATGGCCTTCAGCTCAACAACCCGAGGTCCCGGTTGATAAAGAAGTCGCAACACAGCGAAATCGGGGTAGCCGGAAAAAGGACAAAGACAGGTGAATTCAGGAAGCTCGATCGAGACCTCATAGGCACGGCCCTGGCGAGGATTGTCAAAACAGATCAGCTCGGCATCGGCAATGGCCCGTTCCCCGTAGAAGGGCGTGCGGGTGGTCTCCGCGGGGGATGCACTCATGGTCGAGAGGCGACACAACGGTTTGTGAAGACCTTAAAACCCAACATGACTGCCGTGAGCACAGAACAAGACTTGAGTAATCACGATTTCAAGCTTGGGCTCACCTCAAACTGTTCACCATGAACAACGCTTGTGCGGTAGTAGTGCATTGAAGGACAAATCGTTGGGCCTGGGCCTGCTCTCACAGACCTTTCAGCCGGAAGTAGCCACGCGCGTGGTGAAGCAACGCTCCTTCCCACGAAGCGGTCCCGATCAACGATCGGAGCACCACCATCCTCTTCGAGGCCATATCAATGAGCACAACACAACGCACCTATCGCGGCATCCCTTACGACACCATTCAGCATGAGCGACTGAGCCTGATCAGGGTCGATCACACTTACCGCGGTCAGCACTATGACGCGCCGCTGCATCACGCAGCGGCGACTGAGCCAACCGTGGAACTCCACTACCGCGGCAGCGTTTATCAACACCGCCGTGAACAGGCCAGAAAGCACGTCAACTCCTGATTCGGTATCAACGCGTACATCCGCGAAAGCATCGGCGAGCCGTAATGGGTTCACGATTGAGGCTTCTTCATGGATCTCCGCTTGCTCGCTGAAGGCCCTTCCTTCCGGTTGGTCCCCAACAGCGTTCATGGAATCCTCTGGCTTCAGACCCATTTCGAATCCGAGCATTGGGAGCTCCTCTCCCAAGGTCACGTGATCGTGAATCGAGTCGACGCACAAACACTGATGTTTGATGCCTCCGAAGCCGGCCTGAACCTGAATCCGCTGCCTTCTCTGTCCCCTGTTCCACACGCCTGAGCTCTTAGCTTTCCCAAAGCCGGATACCAGCAATGAAAAAAGTCGAAGCGATCATCCGCCCCTTCAAGCTTGAAGATGTCAAGCTTGCCTTGGTGAATGCTGGAATCGTTGGCATGACCGTGAGCGAAGTCCGCGGTTTCGGTCGACAGAAAGGCCAGGTTGAGCGCTATCGCGGATCGGAATTCACAGTGGAATTCCTGCAGAAACTCAAGATCGAGGTGGTCATCGACGACGGTCGCGTTGACACCGTTGTTAACGCCATTGCAGAAGCTGCGAAGACCGGTGAAATCGGTGACGGCAAGATCTTCATCTCGCCGGTGGACACCGTGGTTCGAATCCGTACTGGCGATCGGGACGGATCAGCTCTTTAAAACAGGGTCGTCCTTTCTTCACTCGCTCAAGGTTGATGAGACAACCTTCTCGATCAATGCGTTGGCGAACCCATGGTCGACGCTGGCGGTCAACCACAGCAAATATTCATGGTTACCGGCTGGACCGGTGAGTGGAGATGCGACCAGCCCCGTCGGCTTCCAGCCGAGAGGCTGAGCGGCTTTGATCACGTCGGTGATCGCATCAATGTGGGCAGCTGGGTCACGTACCACACCCCCCTTGCCAACTCTCTGCCGTCCAACCTCAAACTGGGGCTTCACCAGCACGATGGCCTCGCAATCCTTGGCACCAAAGTCCTCAGTGATCATCAGACCGCGCAAAGCTGGCAGCACCAATGAGAGCGAGATGAACGACACATCCGCCACGGCCAGTGTTGGGCGCTGATCCTCGTCCCCGTAAAGATCCTCAGCTGTCAGACGCCTCAGGTTGGTGCGTTCACGCAAGACCACCCGCTCATCGGTGCGCAGGCTCCAGGCGGTCTGGCCGTAGCCGACATCAATGCCGTAAACACGGCTGGCACCGTGCTGCAGCAGGCAATCGGTGAAACCACCGGTGGAGATCCCACCATCGATACAAACCCGTCCGTTCACCTCAACGGGAAAGGCATTCAAAGCACCCAAAAGCTTTTCTCCACCCCTTGAAACGAATCGCGGCGGTTGCTCCACCTGAAGTAGCAACTCTTCTGCCACTTCCTGCCCGGGCTTCTCAAGACGCTGTCCATGGACGTCACGCACCTTGCCGGCACGAATCAATCGCTGGGCCTGCTGGCGTGATGAAGCCAGGCCCAAAGTGAGCAGATGCAGATCCAGTCGGCGTTTACGAGCCATTTCTTCATAAAAGCAGAGGCGAAATCCGAACAAACCTGCGTGGTTCTCTTGGGAACCCAAACAACTCCCTGAAGATCAATCCGAGCCGCACCCCGGTCATGTCCGCCAAGCAGCACCTACGGCACCGTCCCACACCTCTCAACGTGGTGGAACTCCTGCATCCCGGAAGCTTCGTGACCATCGAAAATCACCCCAGCGATCTGCCCCCCTTCCAAGTGATCGAATGCCGAGGTGGACTCTGCACCGTTCGACAACAGGCGTGGGGACAGCACGTGCAATGGGAAGTAGAACATCGTCGCCTGCGTTCTGCCTGAGCCATTGGGTGCAAACCTGCGTCGCCTTAAGGTCAAGGATTGACCGTTTGTCTGCGATTCCTTGATCGAGCGCTACACCCTGCCCGAAATGGGCGCGATCTGGACCGATCAGGCCAAGTACCAGAGCTGGCTTGATGTTGAAGTGGCTGCCTGTGAGGCCAACTGCAGCCTGGGACGCGTTCCCAATGAGGCCATGGAGGACATCCGCACCAAGTCGGCTTTTGAGCCAGCGCGGATCCTTGAGATCGAAGCGGAAGTACGTCACGACGTCATCGCTTTTCTCACCAACGTCAACGAGCATGTCGGAGACGCGGGTCGCTACATCCATTTAGGAATGACTAGCAGCGATGTGCTGGACACTGGTCTTGCCTTGCAACTCAAGGCTTCCGTGGTTCTGCTGAGGAAGGAACTGAGGGCCCTCGACGACGCCATCACAACACTGGCGAAGGAGCACAAGTCCACCGTGATGATCGGTCGCTCCCATGCCATTCATGGTGAACCGATCACCTTTGGATTCAAGTTGGCTGGCTGGCTGGCCGAGACCCGCCGCAATGCCGAGCGACTCGAACGGCTTGAGCGTGATGTGGCCGTGGGGCAGGTGAGCGGGGCCATGGGCACCTACGCCAACACCGATCCGGAGGTGGAACGTCTCACGTGCGATCGACTAGGCCTCACCGCCGACACCGCAAGCACCCAAGTGATCTCTCGCGATCGGCATGCGGATTATGTCCAGACCCTGGCCCTGGTCGGTGCCTCACTGGACCGCTTCTCCACTGAAATCCGCAACCTGCAACGGACGGACGTCCTTGAGGTGGAAGAGAGCTTTGCCAAGGGTCAGAAAGGCAGCTCGGCCATGCCCCACAAACGCAACCCGATTCGCAGTGAGCGCATCAGTGGTCTGGCCAGGGTGCTGCGCAGCTATGTCGTCGCTGCCCTCGAAAATGTGGCGCTCTGGCATGAGCGAGATATCAGCCACAGCTCAACCGAGCGGATGATGCTCCCCGACTGCTCGGTGACATTGCACTTCATGCTCCGGGAGATGACTGCCGTGGTGGCAGGTCTGGGGGTGTACCCGGGAAACATGCGCCGCAATATGAACGTGTACGGCGGGGTGGTGTTCAGTCAGCGAGTGCTGCTCGGGCTGGTGGATGCAGGCATGAGCAGAGAAGACGCCTATCGGGTGGTGCAGCGCAATGCTCACAGCGCCTGGAACAACGACGGAGGAAATTTCCGCAGCAATCTTGAAGCTGACCCGGAAGTCACAGCCAAACTCGGTCCGCAGCAACTCGACGATTGCTTCAGCACCGATTTACACCAGGCGAATCTGGGAGTGATCTGGGAACGCCTGGCACTTTGAGGGTTGGTCTGAACCATGTTTTGGACCCCCTATGCAGACTGGATTTACGTGATCGTGAGCATCAGCGGCATGCTGCTGATCATTGTCCTCGTGCTCAGGCCCGGAGCCGGTCCACCCCCATAACGCATTCACCTGCCCTGCGATGTCAGAAGCGACCAGGATCGAACACGACAGCATGGGAGCCGTACAGGTCCCAGCAGAAGCTCTCTGGGGAGCGCAAACGCAGCGGTCACTCAGGAACTTCGATATCGCTGACGACCTCCTGCCAGCGGAGTTGATTCATGCTCTCGCCCGCATCAAACAGGCAGCAGCGAGCGTGAATGCCCGCCTCGGCGTGATCAGTGACAGCGAATCTGCAGCCATCGCGACAGCCTCCTCAGCGGTTGCAGACGGTCAGCACGATGATCAATTCCCCTTGCGCGTCTGGCAAACCGGTAGCGGCACTCAAACGAACATGAATGTCAATGAGGTGATCAGCAACCTGGCATCTGTGACTGCTGGTGAACCGCTCGGCAGCCACAGACCTGTCCACCCCAATGACCATGTCAACCGCTCCCAGTCCACCAATGACGTTTTCCCTGCAGCGATTCATGTGGCAGCCGTGGAAGGTGTCGAACATCGACTGCTTCCTGAACTCGATCGGTTGATCGGTGTTTTTGCAGCCAAAACTGAGCTCTGGAAAGACCTTGTGAAGATCGGCCGCACCCATCTGCAAGATGCAGTTCCGCTCACCCTCGGGCAGGAGGCCTCAGCGTGGCGCGACCAGATCGCGGCCTCCCGCGCTCGTATTGCATCCAGTCTTTCGGAGGTCTATCCCCTGCCACTCGGCGGCACTGCAGTGGGAACCGGTTTGAATGCGCCGGATGGTTTCGCCGAACAGGCTGCTCGGGAACTAGCGCAACTCACGGGCCTCGCTTTCAGCTCAGCACCCAACAAATTCGCTGTGATGGCAAGCCATGACGGGTTAGTCCATGCGATGGCACAGCTACGTCTGCTTGCCGGAAGTCTGCTGAAGATTGCCAATGACATCCGCCTTCTGGCCTGTGGCCCGCGCGCAGGGCTCGCAGAGCTCCATCTGCCTGAGAACGAACCCGGTAGCTCAATCATGCCGGGGAAAGTGAACCCAACCCAGTGCGAAGCGATGGCCATGGTCTGTACTCAGGTGATCGGCCTGGATGCTGCAGTCGCGATGGCAGGCGCCGGCGGCCACCTACAGATGAATGTCTACAAACCGCTGATCGGTTTCAATCTGCTCCGCTCAATCACCCTGCTCACGGATGCCTGCCGCTGCTTCCGAGTGGCCATGGTCGAGGGAATCGAACCGAATAGGGCCAGGATTCAACGTGATGTTGAGCAATCCCTCATGCTGGTGACACCTCTGGCGCCGATGATCGGGTACGACAAAGCAAGTGCGATTGCGAAATACGCCCATGAGCAGGGCCTGAGCCTCCGCAATGCTGCTCTAGACCTGGGTTATGTCAGCGCCGAAGACTTCGACCGCATCGTCGATCCCGCTGACATGGCACGGCAGCAAGGCTGAAAGAGAACCGGTCAGGAAGCCCATTAGGCAGCCCGTTCAGTGGCGGGATTGAGGCCCTCTGAAACAGCTGCGGCGGCCTTCTGCAGATCATCGGTTTCGGCCACAGGGAAGCGGTTGATCGCCTTAAGGGCCTGGCGGGCATGGCTGCGCAGCTGCTCACTGATCGCTTCGCAGTAAGGAACCTGTGCCAGCAGATCCACCGTGCGGCGCATGATCCGCACGACATCACCCTCATCCAAAGAGGTATTGGCAATCAGGTCATTCCAAGCCGTACCGCTCGCCCATGCCTCGACTAGACCCATCAGCTCCGGCTCCCACCAGGCGGGCACAACAACCTGATGTCGTTCCTGCGCCCGTAGAAGCTCACGGCGGAGACCGGAGAGGTCATGCAACGCCTCCTCGGCACGGGGCGGAGCGGGGAATCCACTCCAGAGGTCAGGACGGTTCACCTCAGTGCTGATCGCTTCAAACACAGCGGCGAGCTCTGCCGGCGGCAGATCGTCAAGATGACCGCTCATCAGAGCCAAACCCAGCCAAAGTTCGTTGTCACCGCGAAGAGCCGCCACCGTGCGACCGATCTCCGTGGGTTCGAGTTCATCAAGAGCTGCGAAGTGCTGAAGGATCTCCATCAGAGCGAGAAAGGTCTCCCAGTGACGGTTGGCGCGGTGATGGAGCAATTGCTGCCTCTCGGCGATCTCCAGCTCCAAGTCCTCCATGCGCCGGCGATGCTTCTTGAGCTGCTTGCGGTCTCCCCAGCGATGGGCAGGGTGGGCTTCGAGGTCAGCCTCAAGCGTCTGCACTGTTTGTGCCTGAGACAGCACTTCTCCTGCCAGGTCGTACTGAGGCGTTGTCATGTCATGGCGCTGAGCCATATGACCCACCGCCAGAGCCAGACCACCACTGTTCTGATCCCCATGGCGGAGCTCACCAGAACGACCGAGTTCAGGAGGTTGAACGCCATCCACTTGCAGACAGCTGAGCTCAGCATGAAGGCTCACCACCGCCTGACAGGGCAGCATCAGCCAGACATTGTCACTGGTGAGACAGAGCAAAAGCGGGAACTGGCCGGGTCCCTCGCACTTCTCCACGATCACCGCTGGTGTCACTCCACCTCGCAATTGCGGTGCCTTCAGACTCACTAGGGTTCCAATGCTCGCGAACTGCAAGGCCAGTGTGAGCTCATGAGCCAGGGTTTCCTCGGCCTGTTGCTGAAGAATGCGCATCAGTCGACGCTCTTCGCGCAGGCGACCACGACGTTTTTCGTAGTCCTCAAAGTCCTCCCATGGCACATCCCCAGACGATCCCTGCAACTGACCGAGCTGCAGACGCAACTGCTCGAGAAGCTCCTCTTCTTCGACCAGGTCCAAGCTGGCCAAATAGCGCCCGAAGCTGCGTTCCACCAACTCGCGTGCCTTGGCCAGATCATGGCGTTGTAGAAGGTTGAGAACCATGCCGTAGCTGGGGGTGAACTGGCTCACTAGAGGATCTGGAGGACTCGTTGCCAGCTGCCCTGCTTCGCGAACCCCCTCAAAGCGGCTCTGCACCGTGACCACATATCCCTGAGAGTCGAGTCCGCGTCGTCCTGCTCGACCGGCCATCTGCAGAAACTCACTGGCCATCAATTGGCGATGGCCACGCTCTGTGCGTTTCGAGAGTGCTGCAATCACTGTGGTCCGTGCTGGCATGTTGATGCCCGCCGCCAGAGTCTCCGTGGCGAACACGACCTTCACCAGTCCCTGCTGGAACAACTCCTCGATCAGCTCCTTCCAAGCCGGAAGAACTCCTGCATGGTGGGCAGCGATACCACGCAGTAAGGCATCAGCGTGCAGGCCATCACGAACAGCTTCGGGATTGGCTGATGTGTAGGCCTTGAGACGCTCACGGATTCGGGCCTGCTCCGCCTCATTCACCAAGCACTGCACCCCCAGATCCCGAACGGCCTTATCGCAACCACGACGACTGAAAATGAAATAGATGGCTGGCAACATGTCGCGCTCGGCCATCTGGGCCACCACAAAGTTGATCGGTGGCGGCTCGGGCTGGGGAGGCCTAGGGGAACGACCCTTGCGTTTGTGTCCTTTGGGGGCTCTCCAGACCTTGCAGTTGGGATGAAGACCTGTGCCCTGCTCATTCAGCAACGGGTGCAACCCTTTGGCACTGCAGAAACCAAAGTGCAGTGGAACGGGCCGGAAGTCACTCAGGACGAGCGTGGTGGGACCGTGCACCTTTTCGATCCAATCCGTGAGCTGCCCGGCATTGGCCACCGTGGCCGAAAGCGCCACGAGCTGAACAGGCGGTGGAGAGTGAATGATCGATTCCTCCCAAACGGTGCCGCGCTGAGAGTCATTCATGTAGTGGCACTCATCAAGCACCACGGCCTCCACATCGGCTAGAGGGTCGTCATGCTCATCCGCCTCGGCATAGAGCATGTTCCGGAAGATCTCCGTGGTCATGACCACGATTGAGGCATCCCTGTTGACACTCAGATCACCGGTCATCAGACCCACGTTCTCCGCACCGAATTGCTCTCGGAAATCGCGCAACTTCTGGTTGGAAAGAGCTTTCAGCGGTGTGGTGTAAAAAACTTTCTGGCCATGTGCCATGGCGCGATGGATGGCGTACTCACCGATCAAGGTTTTTCCAGAACCTGTGGGCGCACTGACCACCACGGAATGGCCTTGGTTCAGAGCGTCGATCGCCTCCAACTGAAAGTCATCCAGGGGGAAAGGAAACAACTGCGACGGATCCGGCGACCCCCCCTGTACGGGCTCTGAAGCCTGGGTGTCTTGATCCGCCATAATTCAATCCTAGGGACGCCGCCAAAAGGGCAGTGCATCGCCAACACGATCGGCATAGACCGAGACTGCATGCATGAGCACTCATCCGGCCCGTCGCCGTCAGCTGCGCACCTGGTCGCCTGCCAGGAAGCAGGAGCATCTACAGGCCGTGACCGGTGATTCGGCATGTGGCCCGGAGCTGCTTGATCTAGCCAGCAACGATTATCTGAGCCTCTGCCGGCATCCTTCCCTGATCGCCGCGGCCGAGGCACAACTGCGATGCAGCGGTGTGGGAGCAGGCGGCTCACGGCTGGTGAGCGGCAGTCGCCCTGTGCATGTCCAATTGGAGTCAGAGCTGGCGCGATGGCTCGGACGCGAAACAGTTTTGCTGTTTCCAAGTGGGTTTCAAGCCAATCTTGCTGCCGTCAAAGCCCTGGCAAACCGGCACACCACCGTTGTGGCGGATCGGCTGATTCATCACTCACTGCTGGTGGGCGTGCAAGCCAGCGGTGCCCGACTGCGGCGTTTTGTCCACAACGATCTTGAATCGCTGGAGCGTTTGTTGAGGCACTCTCGCAGCGAGCATCCGGACGCGCGCCTGCTCGTGATCACTGAAAGCTTGTTCAGCATGGAAGGCACCAGTCCACGGGTGCATGAGCTAGCAACAGTCTGCGAGCGCCATGAAGCAAGTCTGCTCCTGGATGAGGCCCATGCCCTCGGTGTCCTTGGCGAAGGAGGTCGTGGCCTGGGCTTTGGAGAACGGAGAGTGACGATGATCAGCGGCACCTTCGGCAAGGCTTTCGGCAGCGGCGGAGCCTTCCTGGCCTGCAATGGCGAGCTTGGGGAGCAATTGCTGCAGGAGAGCGGAGCCTTCCGATACACAACTGCATTGGCACCACCCCTGGCTGCAGCAGCTCTTGCCGCTCTGGAGCTGATGCGGAACAACCCTGGCTGGGGCCACACACTGGTGCAGCGCAGCAACACCTGGCGTGACTGCCTGGTCGAAGCAGGCTGGGTGCGACCGACAGGTGGCGGACCGATCTTGCCACTGCTCGTTGGAGAGGATCAGCAATGCCTGAATTTGCAACGCCATCTCGAACTCTCGGGCCTTGTCACCGCTGCAATCCGCCCACCCACCGTGCCGGAAGGCAGTGCCCGGCTACGTCTGGTTCTGCATCGCCTCCTTCCCGATGAGACATTGGAATCACTGCTGAGGGCACTTTCCGATGGCCGCGTTTCCTGATGAAACAGGTCATCGCCATGCATGGCTGGAGCGGCGACAGCACAGCTTGGGCTCCATGGGAGCGTCATTTCAGCCATCGCGGCTGGCTCTGGCAAAGCGGCGAACGCGGCTACGGCAACAGGCGATCGTGCAATCCAAGCTGGGCAGAGCCAGCCAGCGACGGCACAAACCCATGCATGGCCAGGCAGCGCAGGGTCGTGATCGCCCATTCCCTTGGCCCCCATTTGCTGGAACCCTCTGTGCTGAACCAGGCCACGGATGTGGTGTTGCTCGCCAGCTTCGGGCGATTCGTTCCGCAGGGGCCGGAGGGGAGGGCGTTGCGCGCTGGCCTTCGAGGCATGCAGATCGCGATCGGCAGTCCCGGTGAGGCCACGATGCTCAGAACCTTCCTGAAACGCGCAGCGCAACCCGCTGATCTGTGCGGTCTGCCACCGGGACCCGAACAGCACGGACTCTCACAGAGTGGGAGGGACTGTCTGAAAAATGATCTTGAGCTCCTAATCGGAACCTCAGGCCTTCCCCCAGGCTTGCCGACAGCCGCCCGAGTGCTGGTGGTGGACGGGACGGATGATGCGATCGTTGCACCAGCAGCTAGCCGTGAACACTTTTTTGCCCTCACGAGCCACCTGCAGCATGCGCCCGAGCGATGGCAGTTCAAGGATGTCGGACACGCACTACTGGTCCAGGATCTACTCGTGCGGGTCCAGCAGTGGCTAGATCACAACAGTCAAGCAAGCTGATGGACCCCATCGGCAACTGGGGCGACAAAGTCCTCAGCCGTTTCGATCAGTCGGCGCAGAACTACAACGCCTCAGCAACGCTGCAGTATGCGGTAGCCGGTCAGCTGGCGAACCGTTGCAAACAACAGGTCATCCCTGCAGGACTGTGGGTCGATCTCGGCAGTGGAACCGGACACCTGGCTGAGGCTCTTGAAGCCCAGCATCCCGGGCAGCATGTGCTGCGTGTGGACGGCAGCGAGGCGATGCTTCGCCAACAACCGCTCTCCTCCAAAACCCAGCAATGGGATCTAAGAGGACCGTTGCCACGATGGCCGGAGGCTCCCAGTCTTTTGGCATCGAGCTTCTGTTTGCACTGGCTACCGACACCCGGAGAGGCGATCCGGCATTGGCTGCATCAGCTAGCTCCGGGAGGATGGTTGGCTATAGCACTGCCGGTCGAAGGTTGCTTCCCTCAGTGGCATCGGGCCGCGGACACCACCGGCATCCCCTGCACAGCTCTTGACTTCCCAGAGATGCGGGCCTTGCTCCGATGGGTCGGGAAGGATCAGATCAGGCTGCAGGAAAATATGCACTGCAATGCTGTTGCTCCAACCCTGCCCAAGCTGCTGAAACCGCTGCGGAGGGTTGGAGCGGACTGCAGCACTCAGCCTTCGCTGCCGATTCGAGACTGGCGCACACTGCAGCAGGCCTGGCCCGATCATGATGCAGACGGACAGCTCAGACTCACCTGGGTGATCCAATTGCTGCTGATCCAACGATGAGACCGAGCTCAGCTGCACTGCGCCTTGTGGTCTGCGGCACCGACACGGATGTGGGCAAAACAGTGGTCAGTGCTCTGCTGGTCCAAGGGCTAAATGCTGTGTATTGGAAACCGGTGCAGAGCGGTCTAGAGGACGGCGGTGATCGTGAGCGGGTGGTGGAGCTGATCGACCTTCCCTCCGATCGCTGGATCGCCGAGACCTATGCCTTCCAGGCAGCTGTTTCACCCCATTGGGCAGCGGAACTAGAAAACAGCCGCCTTGACCCAACGCAGCTGACGCTTCCAGCAACGGGGGCCAGACCACTGGTGGTGGAGACCGCCGGCGGACTTCATGTTCCACTCACCCGCGCCTGGCAACAGATCGATCAGCTGCAGCGGTGGATGCTGCCCGTGGTCCTGGTGGCCCGCAGCGGACTGGGCACACTGAATCACACCCTGCTGAGTCTTGAAGCGCTTCGCAGCCGAAAGATCCCTGTGATCGGCTTGATTCTGAATGGGCCTGCCCATGCCGACAACCCAAGAACCCTCAGCGAAATCGGCGATGTTCCTGTGCTGGCACAACTTCCCCCCCTGCAGCCTCTTAACGCGGAAACTCTGCGCAATGCATGGCACAACCAGGGCCTCGGCCCTAAGTTCGAGGCGTTTGCGAACCATCTGGACAAGCGATGACAAGCCGTCAGACCTGGGCCACCGTTGCCGTTGTGTTCCTCTGCGGCGGCATCCTTGTGCTATTCACCGATGTTGAGGTGCAGCTTGTGCGCTGGTTCAACTGCGGGCCGATCGCAACTCTCGGAGAACAAGACAGCAACGTCTGCAAGTAAAGACGTCTGGCAGCGATCTCAACCCATCGGTCGAGATCGCAAGGGGCATCTGCCGATCAGCAAAGCCACATGGCGCACAGCCATGGTCAGAGTCCAACCCTGACGAAGCTGTTCATGGATCTGTTCGATCTGGGAGGGAGACCAGCCACGCATTTCAAGCCGCGCCTTGATTGAGGGCCATCCACCTTCAAAAAAGATGCTTCGACAGCCATCGCTGCCAGGACCACAGCGGGGACGCTTTAAGGCCGGCTCCACAAATCGATTGGAAGGCAGCCGCATCCGACTTTTGTCAATCTGATTCATGGCCATGGCTGGCCTCGCAGTCCTGTGCCCATGATGACAACAGGCCTTCAAGCGTGCCCAGTGTCACGGAACCATCACCCCAACCTCTGGCCACCCTTCACCTCGATCACAACCACCCCAGCTCTCGAACAGGTGGTGCGAGGTGAAGGAGCTTTGCTCTACAGAGCTGAAGGACCACCTCTGATTGATGCGATCAGCAGCTGGTGGGTCACGCTT
Above is a window of Synechococcus sp. BIOS-U3-1 DNA encoding:
- a CDS encoding methyltransferase gives rise to the protein MARSQQSSKLMDPIGNWGDKVLSRFDQSAQNYNASATLQYAVAGQLANRCKQQVIPAGLWVDLGSGTGHLAEALEAQHPGQHVLRVDGSEAMLRQQPLSSKTQQWDLRGPLPRWPEAPSLLASSFCLHWLPTPGEAIRHWLHQLAPGGWLAIALPVEGCFPQWHRAADTTGIPCTALDFPEMRALLRWVGKDQIRLQENMHCNAVAPTLPKLLKPLRRVGADCSTQPSLPIRDWRTLQQAWPDHDADGQLRLTWVIQLLLIQR
- the bioD gene encoding dethiobiotin synthase, translated to MRPSSAALRLVVCGTDTDVGKTVVSALLVQGLNAVYWKPVQSGLEDGGDRERVVELIDLPSDRWIAETYAFQAAVSPHWAAELENSRLDPTQLTLPATGARPLVVETAGGLHVPLTRAWQQIDQLQRWMLPVVLVARSGLGTLNHTLLSLEALRSRKIPVIGLILNGPAHADNPRTLSEIGDVPVLAQLPPLQPLNAETLRNAWHNQGLGPKFEAFANHLDKR